The Nitrospira sp. sequence GGCCGGATGGCTCGACGAAGCCTTAGACCGCCTACAGTGTGACGAATCGGCGGACCAACTTCCTCACTCGGCGTTGTCTACCGCCTTGAGCGCTTCACTGCTCCGGTCCAGCGCACGCATCAGCAACTTCTCCACACCGCTTTCAGAGATGTTCATACGCGTGGCGATCTCCTTGTAGGAGTACCCATGCACTCGACAGAGCAGAAATGCTTCACGCGTCCGGGAAGGGAGATGTTCGATGGCTTGAAGGAATATTCGAAACCGTTGCTTGCTGAATAGTTCTCGCTCAGGCGAAGGAGCCTGACAGGGCACCGCCATCGCGGTATCCAGACAATCGAGTGCTTGAACACTGTGCTTTTCTTTTCGTATGTGGTCGATCGCCAAATTGGCGGCAATCCGATGGAGCAGCGCGCGCGGTTGTTCCACGACATGCCGGTCTCCTAATCGGAGCAGCCGCACATAGGTATCTTGCACAAGATCGGCGGCCGTCTCACGGGACTTCACCATGCCGATAAGCCGGCGTGTGAGCTCTTCACGGTACTGATGAAACAAGGTCGCAATCTGCCCATACGTCAAAGCAATTGGAGTACCCACAAAACCACCGGCATCGTGCGATACCGCCGGCTCTGCTCCAACAAGATTCAAGAATTGGGTCGTCATCGCATATCTCCTCAAAATGGAATCGGCACAACAAAAAAGCCCAAGGCGTCCTATGACACCTTGGGCTCCGGTCTTAACGACCTCTGGCCTCGTTTTAGCGGCGACTACCGATCACGCTGATTTGTGTAACGGCCCCTGCAACACAAGCACAACAGTGTTGCGCTCAAGCTCAGTATTGATAGGAGTTCTCAATATCAGTATAGAGGACCGCTTGTCAACCCCTTATTTGAGTATCAGGTGAAACTGTACGGAAGAAGCGTATTACTGGTAACGAGGGCTCTCACGTGCTGGGGACATCACCGTTCATGTCGGCGCTTTGACATCGAGCAAGTGACACATGCGGAACGCTCGCCGTTATACCTATTTTGCTTTAGAATGCCTGCTTCCGGTGGGCCTGCCGCTTGAGCCACCACATGCGCATCGCGGTGACGTAGAGGAGGAGTGGGATAAATCCAGCGAAGAAGACGATCCATCGTCCGGTAAGGCCGAAAGCTTCACCATTGTGCAGAGGGAACAGCCAGGCAAGGAAGGTTTCTCCGCCGGTGAACCGGTTCCAATCGTGAACGCGAAGCACTTGACCGCTATATTGGTCCAACCATACTTGGCTTTGGCCGCTCGACTCTCGGACTTCGCCCGGCTGGTGTAACACGACGGAATAGACCCCTTGTTCCTGTTGAGGCAAGCCGAGGTACCGTACCTCTCCAACAGGGAACACCTGCCTTGCGAGCGCGATCGCCTGCTCGGGTGACAGAATCTGTGCTCCCGGTTCACGAAGAGAACGCACCTCGTTCTCTTCGGGGAAATCTTGGACGGGAGAAAACAACTGGACGATGGGAACAACATAGTTGCCGAATTCAAGATAGATTCCGGTGAAGGCAAGCATTCCCAGGATGAGCGCTCCATAGAAGCCGGTGAGTCGATGCCACTCGTACTGACGACGGATGACACTTCCGCTTGGCGTGAAGGTCACTGCCTGGCGGAGCCTGCCCGGGCGCGGCCACCAGAGGTACAACCCGGTACCGATCGAGACAAGCAGGAAGATGGCGGCAAACCCCAAGATCGTTTCGCCGATTGTGTCGATCAGCAACGACTGGTGCAGCTCATAGATGAAAGACACGGCGTACGCGCCCCACTCGCGGTTCTTGGTCAGCATAGATCCCGTGTAGGGATCGATGGTGACCTGAATCCACCGCATCTTGTCGGCACTGCCGGTCTGTATCTTATGCCAGGCGATGAAGACGCCCTTCCGGTGCGACGGCCATTCGACCCCGTCCAGCACAGCACCCGGTGGACCGGCTGCCTGAGCCGTCAATACGATTTCATTCACCGGCCGAAAGGGACCCGCCCCGTTCGTCGTGACCTGCGCCGGATTCAACCACTCATCGATCGTCTTATAGAAAACCAGGAAGCTGCCGGTGAGGCTCATCAAGACAAAGAGCCCACCGCCGAACAACCCAATGTAGAGATGAAGCTTGAGCCAGAACTTTCTGAGTCTGAAGCGATGCGGAGTTATCGGTGGTAGAGAGGACGTTTCATGGAGGTCCGAATCATTCGTCGACGCCGACTGGGGCAGATGAGGATCGAGCGCATCGGTGGTCATGGCAGTCGTTTGGTAGACGTGACAATAGGTTGGGCCTGCGATTGAACAGACCCATACATTTATTATGACGTACCAGCGACGCTTGACCTCACCTCGAATTGGTTGGGTGCGCCTCACACATTCCGTGTTGCCGGCAGGCAACGCAGGATCGTCTCGACACAGCGCCCAGACGGAAGACTTCTTCACCCAGCGTCAGCTGTCCGGGATCGGCACGACATCTCACGACATCTATTGAGCAAGCAGCCGCTCGTTGTCGCTACGGTATGCCCAGACCTCTGTCAACGGTTGCGACTGGGGCGTTCTCCTTCGTGTTCGACCATACCCACATCACCGCCGTAGTTCCGACCAGAATGGCTATCGCAGTCACCAAACTGACAAACACGGGGAGATCGTCCTGGGATCGATGATATCGTCTCGTCATGCGCAGCCCTTCAGCGGGATTTCATCAACGTACCGGCCAATTCTATTCGCCTGAACGCCATAGCGTATCGTTCAGTGATTCAATGGCACACTTCATTAACACTGGATTGTGTTGCCAGCGAAGCTTGGCTGAGGGAAGGCTCTGCAACGATCGATGCAAGACGTCGTATCGATTCGGCAAACACCTGAAATTCCTCCCGCCCAAAGTGAATGGTGACGGCCCCGCTTGCCAGACGAAGTCCACCGCAATTGCACAGTATCAATCTCGTTGCCCCATCAAGCCCGAACATTTTTTCCATACTGCGTTCCTCCTTTTCGTTGCTCCTCATCTTTACCTGTGGAGACCGTGTTTCACCAAGCCAAGAGTCCTCCCTGGACGCACAAGGAGTTCCTCCCGATACCAGCCGCAGTTGACGCACCTCCAATGCCGACCTTCGTAATAGTCAAGCGCCAGTTCCCCTATCAGCAAACCTCTGCATTTTTTACAGATCGTCGGCATATTTTCTCCTCATTGCATGACTACAATTGTCCCTGGCCGTTCTCCATTCGATTCGCAGGTGCTCCACACACTGTCTTCAGATCGACCTCGATCGACATCAACTAACACCCCGTTTCATCAGGCTCATACATATGCGTGACACAAAAAACCCAAGATGTCTTTCGACGTCTTGGGCTCCGGGCTTATCAACCTCTGGCCTCACTACTGAACCGTACCTATGCAATTACTCGGCTGCTCACCTTTTGTTGATCTTTGGTATAGATGATATGTATTCTCAATATCATTTAATGACCATCTTGTCAACCATTGGTGGTGCCGACCATATCTCCATGGATAAAAAGACTGCGGTCTTACAGATCAGCGGCGACGCGGGAGTTGAGCACAAGTAGAACAGAATACAGGGCTGAGAACAGCTTATGGGCTCGGATTCGGATTGAGGTCCGCGGGCGGCATTCCACGGATGGCCGAATGATGAATGGCAACGAAGCGTCGGCAACGAGTGCATTTGATGACGAGCTCATCTCCCTGCCAGCGAGCGACGAGCTTACCACAGCGGCATCGCACATCTGCGCCAGCCGCCGTCGGAATGTATCCCCTCATGACACCATCCCCGCTTTGTTACCCGCTCGATCGGAGTGACCCGCCACGACCGGTTCGGCTACGTGCCTCTCCTGCCGCCCTAAGGATGCCCCTCGGATTTCACCTGCCGTTGCCGTGCTTTGGCTACTTGAACGTCAGTTTCTTGAGTTCTGAAGCGGCCAGCTCGACTTCGCCGAAATCCGATTGTCCTTTGAAGCTGCCCGCGATGGCCAACACGAAGTCTCCCGTCTTGCCATCCGCGAGCGTGATCGAAACATTCGGCAGCGCACCGTTTCCTGACGGTTTGAGATCGATGAACTTGATGCTGTCGAACTTAATCTTGACCGTCGCCGTTCCTCGCTTGACCGGAACCTCTCTGACTTCATGAGGCACGAACGCGGTCTCGCTGATTTTCTCCTCCCAATAGAAAATCACGTTTTTCAGGTCCGTCTCGACGCCTTTGGCGTCGGTTGCGGACGCATGGAAGGCTCTCTCAGATTTGCTGTCGGCTTTACTTTCCGCCCAAACAGGACCGGTCGATATCCACAGTACACCTATTGCCAAGACAGATTGAGCCACATACCGTGTCGCACGTATGATCGTCCAGCGATTCATGTCGGTCTCCTTTTTGATCTGATTACCCATCCAATCGATAATTGATAGGAATGAGAAGAGTAATATGTCGTTTGCCCAACGGATGCTTCAGCGTCAACGGGGAGGCTTTTTTCATCACCGCCATCGCCTCCTCGTCCAAAACGGCTCTGCCTGAGGTTTCCGCGATCTTCACCCTGACCACTTCGCCATCGTCGCGAATGACAGCCTCCACCACGACTTTACCTTCCCAATGATTCATGCGAGCTTGCGCCGGATACCGCTTCAGTTCTTCAATGCGGCTCCACAATGTGTCCCTGAGCCAGCCATAATCCGCCCGAGTTTCGCGATAACGTACCTGCCGATATTGAACCGTTCGTTGCTCGAATGTGGGGGTTGCCGATTCAACCGGCGCTGCCTGTTCGACGATCTGTGCAGCGGAAAATGCGACCGGCTCCGCAACAACGGCTTGCGACGTGACTATTTGCGATTCCGTGGACTCCACCGCAGCGGCATATTCCATGACCGGTTCGGCATTTGCGGCCACGTCCTTGACGACCCGTGTCGTTTCCACCGGCGCCACGGCCTCACGAGTCGGTGGCTTTGGGCGTTGAGCGATCGGCTGGCTTGGCTGTTGGATAGGAGGATTCGGCTTCACGGGTGAGGGAGGCGGCTGTACAACCGGCTCGGCCGGCGCCGATTCTGATCGCGTGGGCGCTTCCACCATCGCGACGTTCCATCGAAAGGTCTCTTGCAGAATCGGCTTATTAATTTCCGCCATGAGGAGCAACGCCCCGGCCATGGCCATGGTATGGATCAGCACCGAAGCCGTCCATCCCCTGGCCTGTTCGGCAGCAACGCTTGTGCTGATTCGACCGATTTTGATTCCATCTCGGTTGACCATCGGTCTTACTGCTTCCATCAGTGCGCTTCCCATTTCTGCACCAGGGAACAACCAGCCATGAACGTGCCTTCTGATATCAAAAAAAAGCCCATGGCCGCCGATCGGCAACCATGGGCTCTGGATTTAACGTACTCTGGCCTCTGACCGAGGATCCTCTATTCGGAGCGAACCTCGGTTATTAATTCTGATAGTTCCTATCACTACATGGGACCTTTTGACTCTGTCAACCCCTACTTTCCTCGATGTGACGTTCTTTAAGCGAAGACGGTTGGTTGTCTGCAGCGTGCCGCAGTGAAATTCTGCCGTTGAGCGTATCATCGTGTACAAATAAGTATCTGGTCTGCCAGACTGTTGGAGACCCGGCATAGCTGTTCACTTATGAGACGGATGACCTTCATAATCCCTCACCTGCGTGTCGAAGAAAGTTTCTGATCCACTCTCGAATAGCTTGGAATGGGGGCGCTGCTTGGGTCGTAGCCATAAGAACTTGGCTGGCGCTGTTGAGAAACTCATTGAGCGAGCCGATTTGGTCAAGGCGTCACGAGAGGGCCCTCAAAGTTCGAGATGATAGCGGTCCAACGTGGTTGCCTTATGGCGAGCCAGATTGGACAGAGACTTGTTGTAATCGATGACAGCCCGTAACTCATTGCCCTGCGCCGTTGCCAGGTCACGCTGGAAGTCCAGCACGAACCGAGTGGTGCTGAGCCCCACCTTCAATCGTTCCTGTTCGGTTTTCAACTGTTTTTCAGCCAATATGCGCGCCGATTGGGTGGTTTCTATGCGTTTGAAGTCAGTCTGAACTCGGCGCACCGCTTCGCGGACGCTGACAATAACTTGCTGGCGAACACTGGAGAGGAACGCCTCGGCGTTTTTGGCCTCGAGCTTACGTTTATTATAGGTACTGATGGCGGCACGGTTACCGAGCGGATAGCTGAGCATCAGCCCCGCCCCATAGTTGTAGAAGTCGCCGCTGAAGTTTCTCGTGAAGGACTCACCGTAGTCGCCACCGAGTCCGGAGAGTCCCATCGTGCCTTGAAACGAGAGTGTCGGGAGGAGTTGATTGCGGGCGAATCGTTGGTTGAGTTCACCTGATTCCACATTTTTTTTTGCTTGCACGATCTCCGGCCGCTGTTCGATCGCAGTATCGATGGCTGCCTGGAGGCTGAGCGGCTCAAGAACTGTGACGGGAGGATCAGCCGGGGTGAGGCGGACATCTTCCCGCAGATCTTCTTCACCCGGGTTCAAGAGACGACGTAGTTGATCTTCCTCATCTCGAATGTCCTTTTCGGCCACCAAGACCTGCTCCACCCTTGAAGCGACCGCAGCCTCGGCCTGAAGAACGTCGACAACAGACATCACGCCGCCTTTTGCCTTGGCACGGTTGTTCGCCAAGAGTTCCTCGGCGGCCTTCAACGCGGCTTGAGCCACTTTCACATTTTCCTTTGCAAACACCAGTTCCCAATAGTTTTGTTCGACGGTGGCAATGACGGTCAACACCCGGTCCCTAAAAACATGCTGTTCGACCACGGCGTTATTCTGGGCGATCTTGATGAAGGTCTGATTGATCGCGACCCCGAAATTCTTGAGTAACGGCTGGGTGAATGTGAAAGCGAGACCGCCTGTCCATGCAGGGTTGAACAAGAATCCGTCGGCAAGATTCGCTCTGTTTCTTGCCGGGCTATAGTTCACGTCGAAATGGCCGCCCGTCAGGAGGTTGGTCGAGGCATCCACGCTCACAGAATGGTTGCGCTGGTCGAACCTCGTGATTTCGTTGAGTGCGGAACCAGTGGCTCCTAACACGGGACGCTCAAGGGGATCGACTGTCCGGATATATCTCCCATTCAGACTCAGGGTAGGATCGAATTTGGCTTGTTCGAGGACGATATCGGTCAGCCGACCTTCCTTGGTCTGGCGGCTGATCGTGATGTCCAGATTACTCTGGAGGGCACGCACTGCCACATCCGCCAGCGAGATGACTTCATGCCGTTCGCCAGAAATCGTTTGCGGCGCATCAAAACTCCAGACGTGAGACGGTGACGACATCCACCAGAACGCGAGGATAAGAACAGTGACGCGATAGCCAGGTGCTGAATATCTGTGATCCATACAACCCCTCCCCTGAACGACGTCTCTACCAATAGCCGACACAACCGGCCCTAGCATTGGATAGCTAGACCATGATCTTTTTATGAGATCGGCCTCGTATCCTGACTATTAGGACGAAACAAAGGGACTTGGCCTCACCTGTACAAGTGCTTTTGCCGTCTCCTCGAATCGGTGGACAGACCAGTCCTCACCACATCACACATTGTGGCGATGGGATTGCGGACTAACGAATGGTGTATGCGCGGAAAACCGAAGGGCTACTTCGCTCCCTGGGGACCAGAGGTTTTCGTGCCCCCGGAGAGGATTGCATAACCGGCGGGAACCAAAATGAGCGTGACTAATGTTGAAACCACCAGCCCACCGATGAGCACGACGCCGATCTGGCGGCGGCCCGCTGCCCCCGCACCGGTAGCCAGTGCCAGCGGGAGTGCTCCGAGGATCGTCGCACACGTCGTCATCAGGATTGGACGAAGACGCAACGCAGCCGCTTCGATGACCGCCTGGGATGCGTCAAGTCCGCGCTCACGAAGTTGATTGGCGAATTCCACGATGAGAATGGCATTTTTCGTGACGAGCCCGATCAGAATTACGAGACCGATTTGGCTATAGATCGTCAGGCTTCCGTCGATGATGACCAGGGACAGTAATGATCCCGACACGGCCGGCGGTACCGCGAGAAGAATCGTCCATGGATGCCGAAAACTCTCGAACTGCGCCGCGAGCACCAAGAAGATGACCGCCAAAGCCAGCACGAACGTCATGTAGAGATTCCTATTGCTTTCCGCGAACGTTTTGGACTCGCCGGCATAGGCCGTCCGCATACCCGGTCCGGAAATGTCGTTCACCGTTTCGTCCAGAAAATTCAAGGCCTGCCCCAGCGTGAAGCCTTCGGCCAACCCCGCGCTCACGGTGACGGCGCGCATACGATCGAAATGATTCAAGGCTTCAGGCGCAGGCGTTTCCTTAATCGTCACAAGATTATTGAGCTGCACCAATTCGCCTTCATTCCCCCGTACATAGAGCTTGCTGATGTCCGATGGTGTTTCACGACGGCGATCGTCGACTTTCACGATCACCTTGTATTGACGACCGTTCTGCATAAACGTATTGACCGGACGGCCGCTGAGCAATGTCTCCAGCGTCCGCCCAATGGTGGCGACGGACACGCCGAGGTCGGCACCTTTGTCACGATGTGTTTCGACGGCCAGGTGCGGAGTGTTCAACGTCAAATCCATTTCGGGCGTTACAAATCCGGGGTGTTTTGCCAACCGCGCGACGAGCTTTTCGGCGGCCTGCTGCAACTCTTGATAGTCCAACCCTCCGATAACAAACTGCACGGGCGTCTTATCCGACCATTCTCCAATAGAAGGGGGATTCAATAGATACGCCTTCACGCCGGCCAGCTTTCCGAGTTCTTGGTTTAAGCTCGAGACAACCTCTTGCTGACTTCTCGTGCGTTCGGCCCAATCCTTCAATGTGACCCAACTCTCGGCTCGATTGACCCTCGTGGGACGGTCTCCGCGTGCCACCACTGTATAGATATGGGTAATTTCAGGAACCGTCTTGAGCAACGATTCCAATTCTTTGGCGTAGGTATCGGTATAACGGAGCGTGGCCCCCTGCGGCGCAGTGAGGAAACCCGAGAACCACCCCGCGTCCTCGAGGGGAGCTAATTCAGACGGTAACCGGGTGACGATAGACAGGCTCGCCAGGCTGATTCCAACCGCCACGATTACGACCGCTGCTCTTGCGTTCAAGGCCCAGGTCAACCCTCGTCGATAGCGCTCCCCCACCCCTTCCGCGAGGTGTACAGCGAACCGAAACCGGGTGACCGCGATTTCTTGGCGAAGCAATCGCCCACACATAATCGGCGTCAACGTCAGCGCCACAAAGCCGGACAATAGCACTGCCGAAGCAACGGCGATGGCCAATTCTGTGAACAGTTGGCCCACGATACCGGTCAGAAAGGCGATCGGGACGAACACGGTCACGAGCGAAATCGTCGTCGCAATGACGGCAAATGCGATTTCGTTCGTACCCTCGATCGCCGCCTGTAGTGGCGGCATGCCGGCGACGATCCGGCGATAGATATTCTCCAGGACGATGATCGCGTCATCCACGACAAGTCCCACGGCAAGAACAAGGCCAAGCAGGGTCAGTAGGTTCAACGAGCACCCGGTCACCGCCATGACGGTGCATGTCCCGATGATCGATGCCGGAATCGCGACGGCTGGCACGAGCGTCGCGCGCACACTTCCCAAGAAGCAGAAAATCACCAGCACGACAAGGGCCAACGAGAGCCCCAAGGCGATATACACTTCATGGAGCGACTGTTCGATCGGTGTCGAACTGTCCCACGCGAGGGTCATAGTCATTCCGGCGGGCAACCCTGCTGAAATAGCCGGTAATTGCTCCTTGACCGCACGCGCCACGGCCAACGTATTGACCTTCGACTGCCGCGACACGGAAATGCCCAATGATGACTTGCCGTCAAATCGTACAAGCTTCCGAGTATCTTCGGCCCCGAGCTCCACACGGGCGACATCCTCCAAGCGAACCGGATACCCTTCGCGATAGGCCACGATCAGTGATTGGAATTGTTTCGGCGTTTGCATCGTGCCTTTCAGCGAGACGCCGAATTCCACCTGATCGCTCTCAATCCGCCCGGCTGGGATCGAGGCATTCTGACTTCGGATCGCGTCTTCAACGTCCTGGACGGTAAGTCGGCGAGCGGCAAGCCGATCTGGATCCAACCAGATCCGCATGGCATAGCGCCGTTCACCGTCAAGGTACGTCGACGACACGCCGGGGATCATGACCAGTCGTGCCCTGATAAACCGATCGGCGACGTCGGACAGCTCCAGCTCGGAATGGCGGTCGCTCGATACGGAAATCCACAGGATTTCAGTATTCTCCGCCGCGGCCTTCTCCACATGAGGTTCATGAATTCCCAGTGGCAGCAGTGGACGGATTTGGGAGACGCGATCACGTACATCGTTGGTCGCACCGTCCAGATCACGTCCCAACTCGAATTCAAGGGTGACCATCGACACTTCCTCTCGACTGGCCGATGTGAGGGTCCTGAGCCCCTGAATACCGCTGAGCGCATCCTCGAGCGGTGTCGTCACATCCGATTCGAGGACTGATGCGCTCGCGCCCGGATACACCGTGGTCACCGAAACGATAGGCGGCTTGATATCGGGATACTCACGAACCGGCAACCGGAGAAAACTCAAGACCCCGAACAAGACCAGCAGCAGTGTCATGACGACAGCGAACACCGGTCGATGGATACATGTTTCGAAAAAGTTCACGCCCGCACTCGATGGGACTGGCAGGTGACGCTCATAGCGGAAGAGACTGCTTATTGCTACTCGGATGGTTTGATCGAGACACGTTCGCCGTCATGCAACTTGTGGGTTCCGGTTCGGACCACATGATCGCCCTCTTTCAATCCCGAGCGTACGTGGACCATTCCCCGTTCACGCTGACCCAAGGTGACTTCCGTCAGCCGAGCCGTTCGTTCGTCTAATCGAAATACCATGGCCTTGTCCTGTCGCAAGATCTGGGCTTCTTCGGGGATCAGCAGCGCATGGGCCTCCTCGCCCACGTTCAGCCGAACGTTCACAAAGAGTCCAGGGCGCAGTGTGCCCGCCGGATTCGGGATCGAAGCGCGAACGGCAACGGTCCGGTTGGTCGCATCAACTCTCGGATCAATCGCCGTCACATGTCCGTCAAACATCGTGTTCGGAAAAGCATCGGTCACCACGGTCAGCTGCTGGCCGATGTGAAGGCGGCTCAGCCATATTTCAGCCACCTTGAAATCCACGTGGAGCGTGCTCAAATCTTCCAGGTTGACGATGACTTGTCCGGGCTGTACGTAGTCCCCGACCGAGACTCGACGCAGCCCCACGGTTCCGCTGAACGGCGCACGGATGATGGTTTTCTTCAGGCGAGCGGCATACAGGAGGGTATTCGAGGCCGCAGCTTGCCAGGCCATTCGAGCTTCATCAATCTGTTGAGCCGGCACAATGACCTCCTGCTGATCGTTCAGCCGCTTCAACCGCTCGTAGGTCACCGACATCATCTTCTCCTCTGCCTCCGCCTGATTGACTTGCGACTGAAGCTCTTCCGGGTTTAATTCGATTAAGGGAACCGCGCGCTCGACGGACTGGCCATCTCGAAAGTGGATGCGGCGGATCACGCCGGCGATCTCCGGCTTCACGGTGATCGATGCAATCGCCTCCAGCGTACCCACTGCCTGAATCGATTCTGTGATTGAACCGACGACGACCGGAACGATTTCCACCAAAACAGCCTGATCAAGCCCTGGTGTGGCAGTCGATGACTCACTGGTCGACCGATCTCCCAGCTTGAATGTAATGAAAGCAGCCAGGACCATGATCCCGACGGCAACGGCGAGACTTTTCATCTTCATACTCAAGGTCTATTCTCACCCGCATGGCATCGTCCCATAGTCGTCAGGTCGATACAACGGTCCCTGACTTATATGAGACGGATTCACCGCGAAGAACCTCACCTCAGAATCCTAACGAAATTTCGCTTACTCTCGATTTATCGGTTCCCAAGGCATTGGCACGATGAGCGTTCTTCAGCCTGACCCCTTGAATCAACTGGACTTTCCCGCGTGAGGCCGGCCCATAAGTCCGCGGCGGAACTCCCGTTTAGTTGTGCAAGCCGCCCTCATGGCGGTCGGCCCTGCGAGCGTCTCCTCGGTCGATTGCAGCCGCTGGCATGATGTATTACGATGCCGGCGCACTCTATACCGAGAGGGCTCCATGACGACGATTACCGAGGTGGCGCCGGACCTCTTCCGGATCACAACGTTCGTGAAACCATTCGACATCCAATTCAGTCAGTTCCTCGTGCGCGATGAACAGCCTCTCTTATTCCACACAGGACCGCGCGCGTTGTTCTCGGCGACAAGAGACGCCGTGATGTCTCTGCTCGATGTTCGGACCTTACGATGGATCGGATTCAGCCATTTTGAAGCCGACGAGTCCGGAACCCTGCCTGAGTGGCAGACCCTCGCTCCGCAATCTGATGCGGTCTGCAGTGTGGTCGGTAAACTTGTGAGCGTCGATGATTGTCTCTCACTTCGGCCTGCCAAAGGCATGACCGATGGGGAGGTGTTGCAGACAGGACGGTATCGCTTTCAATTCCTCTCGACGCCGCATGTGCCGCACTGTTGGGAAGCGGGATTGCTGTTCGAGGAAACACAGCGGACTCTCTTGTGCTCGGATCTCTTCCATCAAAACGGCGACGTGGAACCCATCACAGAGTCGGATGTCATTGAGCGATGCAGGACCACCCTTGTTGAGTATCAAAAAGGTCCGCTGGCGAATTATGTGCCGTATTGCACATTGACCGACACGACGCTGAAACGGTTGGCCGCACTGCAGCCTAGGACACTGGCGACGATGCACGGCTCCGTCTATGTCGGGAATGGGAGCCAAGCGCTCCTCGATCTCGCCGTGGTATGGCGAGAGGTATTAGGCCCACGGTAGACGCTGTGGCACATAGCGTTGCCATCCCACCGCTTTATGAGTCACCTCGGCCGGGAGATGCCGTGGTCATGCGGATTGCCGAATTTGCCTTCATTGTCTATCCTGCTACGGACAAGACACGGTCCCGGGCGTTCTACGATGGTGTGCTCGGACTCACTCCTACCATGTCCCTCGATATACCGGATGGTTTTTGGATCGAGTACGAGATCGGACCCCACACACTCGCAGTTGGACAGGAACCATTCCTCAAGCCCTCAAGTGATGGTCCCCACCTCGCACTGGAAGTGGAAGACTTTGACCAGACGATCGAACATCTGCGACATCACCATGTGCAGTTCGCCCATGAGCCTTTCGACTTGCCCGCCTGCAGAGCAGCGATCGTCGTCGACCCCGACGGCAACAAGCTCGGCATCCACCAACGAAAAAGAAAAGGCTGAAAGGCCGGAGCGCGCTCGCTGAGCCGTTCCGTGCTTCTGTTCACGCTCGAATGCCGATGACCTCAAGATATTCTCCGTACACCACGGTACAGTTCGGCCCGGATTGATTGTGCCGCGTCCACAAATCTTCCAATTCCTTCCGAAGGCGTCCCTGGCCGACCTCGTCAAGCGAGGCGAACGCCCGATTGGTCGGCCCATAGTAGAGACGAAAGAATTCGACGACCTCCGACGGTGGAAATGGGTATTCGAAGCGATACTGCCGTCTGGTCAAATTGAGTTCTGAGAGGCCGTGGCCCATCCGTTCGCGGACGGTGGCTTCGTCGCCCCACAAGACCGGCGACGGCATTCCAGATGGCGCAATGAATCCCGACACGGTCTTGAACATCTGTCCGACAAAACCCTGTGGTGTCCAATTGGCCATGGCGATCGTGCCGCCCGGCACACAGACACGGAGTAATTCGTGCGCAACGCGATCGGGCCGAGGCGCGAACATGGCGCCGATGAGGCTTGTCACGACGTCGAATCGAGCAT is a genomic window containing:
- a CDS encoding efflux RND transporter permease subunit, producing the protein MTLLLVLFGVLSFLRLPVREYPDIKPPIVSVTTVYPGASASVLESDVTTPLEDALSGIQGLRTLTSASREEVSMVTLEFELGRDLDGATNDVRDRVSQIRPLLPLGIHEPHVEKAAAENTEILWISVSSDRHSELELSDVADRFIRARLVMIPGVSSTYLDGERRYAMRIWLDPDRLAARRLTVQDVEDAIRSQNASIPAGRIESDQVEFGVSLKGTMQTPKQFQSLIVAYREGYPVRLEDVARVELGAEDTRKLVRFDGKSSLGISVSRQSKVNTLAVARAVKEQLPAISAGLPAGMTMTLAWDSSTPIEQSLHEVYIALGLSLALVVLVIFCFLGSVRATLVPAVAIPASIIGTCTVMAVTGCSLNLLTLLGLVLAVGLVVDDAIIVLENIYRRIVAGMPPLQAAIEGTNEIAFAVIATTISLVTVFVPIAFLTGIVGQLFTELAIAVASAVLLSGFVALTLTPIMCGRLLRQEIAVTRFRFAVHLAEGVGERYRRGLTWALNARAAVVIVAVGISLASLSIVTRLPSELAPLEDAGWFSGFLTAPQGATLRYTDTYAKELESLLKTVPEITHIYTVVARGDRPTRVNRAESWVTLKDWAERTRSQQEVVSSLNQELGKLAGVKAYLLNPPSIGEWSDKTPVQFVIGGLDYQELQQAAEKLVARLAKHPGFVTPEMDLTLNTPHLAVETHRDKGADLGVSVATIGRTLETLLSGRPVNTFMQNGRQYKVIVKVDDRRRETPSDISKLYVRGNEGELVQLNNLVTIKETPAPEALNHFDRMRAVTVSAGLAEGFTLGQALNFLDETVNDISGPGMRTAYAGESKTFAESNRNLYMTFVLALAVIFLVLAAQFESFRHPWTILLAVPPAVSGSLLSLVIIDGSLTIYSQIGLVILIGLVTKNAILIVEFANQLRERGLDASQAVIEAAALRLRPILMTTCATILGALPLALATGAGAAGRRQIGVVLIGGLVVSTLVTLILVPAGYAILSGGTKTSGPQGAK
- a CDS encoding efflux RND transporter periplasmic adaptor subunit — translated: MKSLAVAVGIMVLAAFITFKLGDRSTSESSTATPGLDQAVLVEIVPVVVGSITESIQAVGTLEAIASITVKPEIAGVIRRIHFRDGQSVERAVPLIELNPEELQSQVNQAEAEEKMMSVTYERLKRLNDQQEVIVPAQQIDEARMAWQAAASNTLLYAARLKKTIIRAPFSGTVGLRRVSVGDYVQPGQVIVNLEDLSTLHVDFKVAEIWLSRLHIGQQLTVVTDAFPNTMFDGHVTAIDPRVDATNRTVAVRASIPNPAGTLRPGLFVNVRLNVGEEAHALLIPEEAQILRQDKAMVFRLDERTARLTEVTLGQRERGMVHVRSGLKEGDHVVRTGTHKLHDGERVSIKPSE
- a CDS encoding MBL fold metallo-hydrolase codes for the protein MTTITEVAPDLFRITTFVKPFDIQFSQFLVRDEQPLLFHTGPRALFSATRDAVMSLLDVRTLRWIGFSHFEADESGTLPEWQTLAPQSDAVCSVVGKLVSVDDCLSLRPAKGMTDGEVLQTGRYRFQFLSTPHVPHCWEAGLLFEETQRTLLCSDLFHQNGDVEPITESDVIERCRTTLVEYQKGPLANYVPYCTLTDTTLKRLAALQPRTLATMHGSVYVGNGSQALLDLAVVWREVLGPR
- a CDS encoding VOC family protein, coding for MRIAEFAFIVYPATDKTRSRAFYDGVLGLTPTMSLDIPDGFWIEYEIGPHTLAVGQEPFLKPSSDGPHLALEVEDFDQTIEHLRHHHVQFAHEPFDLPACRAAIVVDPDGNKLGIHQRKRKG
- a CDS encoding class I SAM-dependent methyltransferase; translation: METRAMVLEGADVMVRLKGIWTAGDYDRFSRYMEGGAREFYERLNVAPHCQFLDVACGSGQLALLAARDGAEVIGVDIAGNLVERARSRAQAEGLSARFEEGDAQALPFANARFDVVTSLIGAMFAPRPDRVAHELLRVCVPGGTIAMANWTPQGFVGQMFKTVSGFIAPSGMPSPVLWGDEATVRERMGHGLSELNLTRRQYRFEYPFPPSEVVEFFRLYYGPTNRAFASLDEVGQGRLRKELEDLWTRHNQSGPNCTVVYGEYLEVIGIRA